One region of Marivirga arenosa genomic DNA includes:
- a CDS encoding PAS domain S-box protein has protein sequence MRIDRNHWYLLLGFGGMLIAFVASIFLTLIVKIINPYYHLTIYAVAFFFFIVMVMNYIRERKGIKQISDLGTNLDVDDSKFEFKSSNKWTQNFYKDILANRQKIKLATDWINDIANGKSIELVDSEENQLTKAVINLQSELTTYRTKEERRTWQAEGLAKFSELLRTYNENMRDFGFQIISETVKYVEANQGAIFLVQEEEEEEYLEMVGCYAYERRKLAKKKIYKGQGLVGQCLQEKDLIYITDVPEKYVKITSGLGHALPRHIIIIPLLNDEKMVGAMEIASFKILEDYQIKFLQDLAKNIGASLSVIQVNENTQKLLEESQKMSAELQANEEEMRQNMEEMEATQEEMSRNQLELDGVFNAINNTLLKAEIDVEGNFKSANQKFKDFLKWSDDDLKYKKHENICRDQQRCNDIWKAVRSGDNYIVEYETRTSKKEKVWIEASYSPVLDFSGNLSKILMLAQDITERVANEEEQRRLSLVADNTDNSVIITDKDGYIEYVNSGFEKMTGYTLEEIKGKKPGHFLQGPETNQDTKRKISQLLKEQKPIYEEILNYDKSGNSYWVSLAINPVKDENAELKNYIAIQADITHTKKSALDAKYKLEAIGRSNAVMEFDTNGIILEVNQNYLDIIGYDRQELIGKHHEIMVDKSTSESTNYKNLWEKLAKGEFVTGEFERYTKSGEKVILKGVFNPIFDINGKAIKIVKFATDITQEKKLAKDNERQQVELLNHMEAIDKTIGSLEFNEKGKIVRANDIYLSITGFKFEDIKGKSYFDLLPEKDRFKPQYQMMWESLQNGKFFSGEFKQVDSQGHEVWLSGTINPIYNNSNNLEKVLLLAQFTTKSKQKLNELNGSVSAMKGVIPILEVNTDFSLKNANPLFFEASGYSRMNLKSVNFKENFNFEKGITAKTVLTDLENGKKVETNLEFKTKEGDWVGSKVSLAGVQNLDLELDKIIILFTGMVDHKVQLKNVN, from the coding sequence ATGCGAATTGACAGAAACCATTGGTATTTATTATTAGGATTTGGAGGAATGTTAATTGCCTTTGTAGCAAGTATTTTTCTTACTCTAATAGTAAAAATTATAAATCCATACTATCACCTTACTATTTATGCCGTAGCCTTCTTTTTCTTTATCGTAATGGTAATGAATTATATAAGAGAGAGAAAAGGCATAAAACAGATTTCAGATTTAGGTACAAACTTAGATGTGGATGATTCTAAATTTGAGTTCAAATCATCTAATAAATGGACTCAGAATTTTTATAAAGACATTTTAGCAAATCGTCAAAAAATTAAATTGGCAACAGATTGGATAAATGATATTGCAAATGGAAAGTCAATTGAATTAGTAGATAGTGAAGAAAACCAATTAACAAAAGCTGTTATTAACCTACAGTCTGAATTGACTACCTATCGAACTAAAGAAGAACGCAGAACGTGGCAAGCTGAAGGTTTAGCAAAATTCTCCGAATTATTACGGACCTACAATGAAAACATGCGTGATTTCGGATTTCAAATCATAAGTGAAACGGTAAAATATGTAGAGGCTAATCAAGGTGCGATCTTTTTAGTTCAAGAGGAGGAAGAGGAAGAATACTTGGAAATGGTGGGATGTTACGCTTATGAAAGAAGAAAATTAGCAAAAAAGAAAATATACAAGGGACAAGGACTTGTTGGGCAATGTCTACAAGAAAAAGACCTTATTTATATAACGGATGTGCCAGAAAAATATGTTAAAATCACTTCTGGATTAGGGCATGCATTACCTCGCCATATCATCATCATTCCATTACTGAATGATGAAAAAATGGTAGGAGCAATGGAAATAGCTTCATTCAAAATTTTAGAAGACTACCAGATTAAATTTTTACAAGATTTGGCTAAAAATATTGGAGCATCTTTATCTGTCATTCAAGTAAATGAAAATACTCAAAAGTTATTGGAGGAATCTCAAAAAATGTCAGCTGAACTTCAGGCAAATGAAGAGGAAATGCGTCAAAATATGGAGGAAATGGAGGCTACTCAAGAAGAGATGTCTAGAAATCAACTTGAGTTAGATGGAGTTTTCAATGCTATAAATAACACCTTATTAAAAGCTGAAATTGATGTAGAGGGTAATTTTAAAAGTGCGAATCAAAAGTTTAAAGATTTCTTGAAATGGTCAGATGATGATTTGAAATATAAAAAGCATGAAAATATTTGTCGTGATCAGCAGCGATGTAATGATATTTGGAAGGCAGTGAGAAGCGGTGATAATTACATAGTAGAATATGAAACCAGAACTTCTAAAAAAGAGAAAGTTTGGATAGAGGCTTCTTACTCCCCCGTTTTAGATTTTAGCGGAAACTTGAGTAAAATATTAATGCTGGCTCAAGATATTACTGAGAGAGTAGCTAATGAGGAGGAGCAAAGAAGGCTTTCATTAGTTGCTGATAATACTGATAATTCGGTAATCATAACGGATAAAGATGGCTACATTGAGTATGTGAACTCTGGTTTTGAAAAAATGACGGGCTATACTTTAGAAGAAATAAAAGGTAAAAAGCCAGGACATTTCTTGCAAGGGCCTGAAACTAATCAGGATACCAAAAGAAAAATTAGTCAATTGTTAAAGGAACAAAAGCCGATATATGAGGAAATTTTGAATTATGATAAAAGTGGAAATAGTTATTGGGTTTCATTGGCAATCAATCCTGTTAAGGATGAAAATGCAGAATTGAAAAACTATATTGCTATTCAAGCAGATATTACACATACCAAAAAATCAGCATTAGACGCAAAGTATAAATTAGAGGCTATAGGAAGATCAAACGCGGTTATGGAGTTTGACACCAATGGTATTATACTTGAAGTGAATCAAAATTATCTTGATATTATTGGGTATGATAGACAGGAATTAATTGGAAAGCACCATGAAATCATGGTAGATAAATCTACATCAGAATCTACAAATTATAAGAATTTATGGGAGAAGCTTGCAAAAGGAGAATTTGTAACTGGAGAATTTGAAAGATATACTAAATCTGGAGAAAAGGTGATCCTAAAAGGTGTATTCAATCCAATATTTGACATCAACGGTAAGGCGATCAAGATAGTTAAATTTGCTACTGATATTACACAGGAGAAGAAACTAGCCAAAGATAACGAAAGACAGCAAGTTGAATTGCTGAATCATATGGAAGCTATAGATAAAACTATTGGCTCATTAGAATTTAATGAAAAGGGTAAAATTGTTAGGGCTAATGATATTTACTTGAGTATAACTGGTTTCAAATTTGAGGATATTAAAGGTAAGTCATATTTTGATTTACTTCCTGAGAAAGATCGATTTAAGCCTCAATATCAAATGATGTGGGAAAGCCTTCAAAATGGCAAGTTCTTCTCTGGAGAGTTCAAGCAGGTTGATAGCCAAGGGCATGAGGTATGGCTTTCAGGTACAATAAATCCAATTTATAATAATTCCAATAATCTGGAAAAAGTGCTTCTATTGGCCCAGTTTACAACTAAATCTAAGCAGAAATTAAACGAATTGAATGGTTCAGTTTCTGCTATGAAAGGAGTAATTCCAATTCTTGAGGTTAATACTGATTTCAGCTTAAAGAATGCGAATCCTTTATTTTTTGAAGCCTCAGGTTATAGTAGAATGAATTTGAAATCAGTAAATTTTAAGGAGAATTTTAATTTTGAAAAAGGCATCACCGCTAAAACAGTATTAACTGATTTAGAAAATGGAAAGAAAGTTGAAACCAATTTAGAATTTAAAACAAAGGAGGGGGATTGGGTAGGCTCAAAAGTGAGCCTAGCAGGTGTTCAAAATCTAGATTTAGAATTAGATAAGATAATCATTCTTTTCACAGGAATGGTAGATCATAAAGTGCAATTGAAAAATGTCAACTGA
- a CDS encoding Nif3-like dinuclear metal center hexameric protein, producing MNKIKDIVQHLERIAPLAYQESYDNAGLIVGDASKNVSNILITLDVTEEVIDEAISKNCELIVAHHPIIFKGLKKLTGGNYVERTVIKAIKNDIAIYASHTNLDNIKNGVNAKIAEKLGLKNLKILSPKKGQLAKLSVFVPQEESANLKKALHKAGAGQIGEYADCAFESQGTGSFLPSDKANPSIGEKGKLESVEETKIEVIFPMHMKGKILGAMKSAHPYEEVAYYLHQLENTFDDLGSGMIGEIDSPMPAKEFFDYLKEKMDLEVIKHTAEINRKIQKVALCGGSGSFLISQAKALKADIYISSDIKYHEFFDADGSLIIADIGHYESERFTNEIFYAILKENFANIALHLGQTVTNPIKYY from the coding sequence ATGAACAAAATAAAGGATATCGTCCAACATTTAGAAAGGATTGCGCCCCTCGCTTATCAAGAATCTTATGATAATGCAGGACTAATTGTGGGTGATGCTTCTAAGAATGTTAGCAATATCTTAATCACCTTAGATGTGACTGAGGAAGTTATTGATGAAGCCATTTCAAAAAATTGCGAACTTATAGTAGCTCATCACCCAATAATATTTAAAGGCCTTAAAAAACTTACCGGTGGTAATTATGTGGAACGTACTGTTATCAAAGCAATAAAGAATGATATTGCCATTTATGCTTCCCATACCAATTTAGATAATATTAAAAATGGTGTAAATGCTAAAATTGCTGAGAAATTAGGTTTGAAGAACTTAAAAATACTAAGCCCGAAGAAGGGGCAGCTAGCAAAATTAAGTGTATTTGTTCCTCAAGAAGAATCAGCAAACTTAAAGAAAGCCTTGCATAAGGCTGGAGCTGGTCAAATTGGAGAGTATGCTGATTGTGCATTTGAAAGCCAGGGAACGGGAAGTTTCTTACCTTCAGATAAGGCTAACCCTAGTATAGGTGAAAAAGGAAAATTAGAATCGGTTGAAGAAACTAAAATAGAAGTCATTTTTCCAATGCACATGAAAGGAAAGATATTAGGGGCAATGAAATCGGCCCACCCTTATGAAGAGGTGGCTTACTATTTACATCAATTAGAAAATACTTTTGATGATTTAGGCTCTGGAATGATAGGTGAAATTGATTCACCTATGCCAGCTAAAGAGTTTTTTGACTATTTAAAAGAAAAAATGGATTTGGAAGTCATAAAACATACAGCCGAAATTAACCGTAAAATTCAAAAAGTTGCACTTTGCGGAGGATCAGGTTCTTTTTTAATTTCACAAGCTAAAGCACTAAAAGCCGACATATACATTAGTTCAGATATTAAATATCATGAATTTTTTGATGCCGATGGAAGCCTTATTATAGCGGACATAGGGCATTATGAGAGCGAACGTTTTACAAATGAGATATTTTATGCAATATTGAAAGAAAATTTTGCTAATATTGCACTCCATTTAGGACAGACTGTCACGAATCCGATAAAATATTATTAA
- the miaE gene encoding tRNA-(ms[2]io[6]A)-hydroxylase, whose protein sequence is MEKEKFTLGLELPTDPRWVNIAEKNIEDILVDHAYCEQKAATSCISLITNFPEMEEMVKVMTPVVAEEWSHFERVLEQLDKRGFKLGFQRKDEYVSELMKLEVKGGSRSFQLSEKLLINALIEARSCERFKQLHLHIQDEELKKFYYELMVSEASHYKNFIKLAELYQPKEQVRARWEELLEAEAEIMKNLEIREDRLH, encoded by the coding sequence ATGGAAAAAGAGAAATTCACATTAGGATTAGAATTACCGACTGACCCAAGATGGGTTAATATAGCTGAGAAAAATATTGAGGATATTTTAGTTGACCATGCCTATTGCGAGCAAAAAGCGGCCACCTCTTGCATCAGTTTAATCACCAACTTTCCAGAAATGGAAGAAATGGTAAAGGTAATGACTCCTGTAGTAGCTGAAGAATGGTCTCATTTTGAAAGAGTATTAGAGCAACTTGATAAAAGAGGTTTTAAATTGGGATTTCAAAGAAAAGACGAGTATGTAAGTGAATTAATGAAATTGGAGGTAAAAGGAGGTAGCAGATCCTTCCAATTGAGTGAAAAGCTTTTAATCAATGCTTTAATTGAAGCCAGAAGCTGTGAGCGATTCAAACAATTGCATCTCCACATTCAGGATGAAGAGCTAAAGAAATTCTATTATGAATTAATGGTTTCTGAAGCGAGTCATTATAAGAACTTTATTAAGCTTGCAGAATTATATCAACCAAAAGAACAGGTAAGAGCAAGATGGGAAGAACTTTTGGAAGCAGAGGCTGAAATCATGAAAAATTTAGAAATAAGAGAAGATAGATTACACTAG
- a CDS encoding putative porin yields the protein MSLLNFASVLRKILFLISILCLGANYVRAQVTDDSTKNVYGAETTLFTTEENIKNNIQQYQIIDTSLTNTHNWDPVNINDYYYQNLGTVGTAMRPVFYELPDVIGKRSGFSVYDTYMKTPEEFKYFDTKSPYTQLRSVLGGNYRAFIGIDFSRNVNENWNVGFSFRRWTIDKQIGPLQSRGDLNVLSHSYDFQTDYRSPDRKYHVLFNFARTFHKVNETGGIRDTTAVVDSTGAILYNQLFDYDDEDINLRNAEGGELRQQYHLYQEYKLNSLLQFYHEFDRANRMNIFNNSSPSAETDVNYFDQFLIRTDSTVDQTRFVYFQNEVGLKGSIGDVFYRFYARRKDIRFTGKYLNTVNPTVENYAGGYARFAPRDNWNLTANAEYELSGNYKIAASLKVPFFSVSATSMQFASPFFYEQHFGNHDYWQNDFRSEQVQKLSGKLDVKWRDYLRIQPKLDLQLISNHMYFDTLAMPQQSNNSATLLQPGLEAKVKYGVMNLDLDYIYTLKEGTDADLFRIPEHFLTSDLYYHKVFEKKLEARLGIEAHYKSAYFADDYDPVTQQFYLQNNFEVPGYVVLDFYVSARINTAQLFFKFRHINQDLIAGGYFTTPYYTGQERVVDLGVTWSFFD from the coding sequence ATGAGTTTACTTAATTTTGCGTCTGTTTTGAGAAAAATCTTATTCCTAATATCGATTTTATGCTTAGGCGCTAACTATGTTCGTGCTCAAGTTACGGATGATTCCACTAAAAATGTTTATGGAGCAGAAACTACTCTATTTACAACAGAAGAGAACATCAAAAATAATATTCAGCAATATCAAATCATAGATACAAGTTTAACCAATACTCATAATTGGGATCCTGTTAATATCAATGATTATTATTATCAGAATTTAGGGACAGTAGGTACTGCAATGCGTCCTGTTTTCTATGAACTACCAGATGTTATTGGCAAAAGAAGTGGTTTCAGTGTTTATGACACTTACATGAAAACGCCAGAGGAATTTAAGTATTTTGATACCAAATCACCTTATACTCAGTTAAGGTCAGTGCTGGGTGGTAATTACAGAGCATTCATTGGTATTGATTTTTCAAGAAATGTAAATGAAAATTGGAATGTGGGTTTTAGTTTTAGAAGATGGACAATCGATAAGCAAATTGGTCCATTGCAAAGCAGAGGAGATTTAAATGTATTATCACATTCCTATGATTTTCAAACCGATTATCGATCCCCAGATCGTAAATATCATGTATTATTTAACTTCGCCAGAACCTTCCATAAGGTGAATGAAACAGGTGGTATAAGAGACACTACGGCTGTAGTAGATAGTACTGGAGCCATTCTTTACAATCAATTATTTGATTATGATGATGAAGACATCAATTTAAGAAATGCAGAGGGGGGCGAATTAAGACAACAGTATCACCTTTATCAAGAGTATAAGCTAAACTCATTGCTTCAGTTTTATCATGAATTTGATCGAGCCAATAGAATGAACATCTTTAATAATAGTAGTCCTTCTGCTGAAACAGATGTAAATTATTTTGATCAGTTTTTAATAAGAACAGACTCTACTGTTGATCAAACAAGATTTGTATATTTCCAAAATGAGGTTGGGTTAAAAGGGAGTATCGGAGATGTTTTTTATCGTTTCTATGCAAGGAGAAAAGACATCAGGTTTACGGGTAAATATTTAAACACGGTTAACCCTACAGTTGAAAATTATGCTGGGGGATATGCACGATTTGCCCCAAGAGATAATTGGAACTTGACCGCTAATGCAGAATATGAATTAAGTGGTAATTATAAAATTGCGGCTTCTCTGAAAGTCCCTTTCTTTTCGGTAAGTGCCACTTCTATGCAATTTGCTTCCCCATTCTTTTATGAACAGCACTTTGGAAATCATGACTATTGGCAAAATGATTTTAGAAGCGAACAAGTTCAAAAGCTCAGCGGGAAATTAGATGTAAAATGGAGGGATTATTTAAGGATTCAGCCTAAACTGGATTTACAACTCATCAGTAATCATATGTATTTTGATACTTTGGCAATGCCCCAGCAGTCAAATAATTCAGCTACACTTTTGCAGCCTGGTTTGGAAGCTAAAGTAAAATATGGTGTCATGAATCTTGATCTTGACTACATATATACATTAAAGGAAGGTACTGATGCCGATTTGTTTAGAATTCCAGAGCATTTTTTAACATCTGATTTGTATTATCACAAAGTTTTTGAAAAGAAATTAGAGGCTAGATTGGGGATTGAAGCGCATTATAAATCAGCATATTTTGCTGATGATTATGATCCTGTTACTCAGCAGTTCTACTTACAAAATAACTTCGAGGTCCCAGGTTATGTAGTACTTGACTTTTATGTGAGTGCGAGAATCAACACAGCTCAATTGTTTTTTAAATTCAGACATATAAATCAAGATTTAATTGCTGGGGGATACTTCACTACTCCTTATTATACCGGGCAAGAAAGAGTTGTAGATTTAGGGGTAACTTGGTCATTCTTTGATTAA
- a CDS encoding CheR family methyltransferase, translating into MSTEPITTAVEITDEEMRSIQDAIMKRYGIDFFNYEPKSFKRRLQRIYRKFNFKSSFDLWSRALKDKDFVHEFINEVSVGLTSLFRDPEFWKTYKSLCKSQFKDQYRINVWHAGCSSGEEIYTTAIVWDQLNFLDKVKSTATDISSRSLAQAESGSILKAKLPEYDRNLKEFDSSINIHDYFDEDKDEIVFREKYLQNVKFKNSNLIMEDYGVHQYDIIFCRNVLIYFDGPAKEKVIEKIYNALKPGGFFIIGFLDSMLSYLDEDKFEYYDLRQRIFRKKN; encoded by the coding sequence ATGTCAACTGAACCCATTACAACGGCAGTAGAAATCACTGATGAAGAAATGCGCTCCATTCAGGATGCCATCATGAAGCGCTATGGAATTGATTTTTTCAACTATGAACCTAAATCATTCAAAAGAAGATTACAGAGGATTTACCGGAAGTTTAATTTCAAATCAAGCTTTGATTTATGGAGCAGAGCACTAAAAGATAAGGATTTCGTGCATGAATTCATTAATGAGGTTTCGGTTGGATTAACTTCACTCTTTCGTGATCCAGAATTTTGGAAAACATATAAATCATTATGTAAAAGTCAGTTCAAAGACCAATACAGGATTAACGTATGGCATGCTGGTTGTTCGTCAGGAGAAGAGATTTATACAACTGCAATAGTTTGGGATCAGCTAAACTTTCTTGACAAAGTAAAAAGTACTGCAACGGATATATCATCAAGATCTTTAGCGCAAGCGGAAAGTGGAAGTATACTTAAAGCAAAATTACCTGAGTACGATCGCAATTTAAAGGAATTTGATTCATCCATTAACATTCATGACTATTTTGATGAAGATAAAGATGAAATTGTCTTTAGAGAGAAATATCTTCAAAATGTAAAGTTTAAGAACTCAAATTTAATAATGGAAGATTATGGAGTTCATCAATATGATATTATTTTTTGCAGAAATGTTTTGATTTATTTTGATGGGCCAGCTAAGGAAAAAGTGATTGAAAAGATTTACAATGCCTTAAAACCTGGAGGTTTTTTCATTATCGGTTTCTTAGATAGTATGTTGAGTTATCTTGATGAAGATAAATTTGAATACTATGATCTAAGGCAAAGAATATTTAGAAAGAAGAATTAG
- the lpxK gene encoding tetraacyldisaccharide 4'-kinase, giving the protein MQVFKNKYWQLLMAPFSILYKWIMQFRNHLYDIEYKAVFNFEPNVIGVGNLSMGGTGKTPFVEYLIRYFISTGKSNKVATLSRGYGRKTKGFRLATDEDSASSLGDEPFQIYEKFKKDIRVSVGEDRVLAIPSIILENSEVETIIMDDGFQHRSVKPKFSILLSDYNNPFYDDFVLPSGTLRESRRGVRRADAIIITKCPDNLTDDKKTEIKNRILSYTDKKVFFTKVDYQEVKHTFDKRKVDEKIILVTGIAHSGKFKSHLIESGYKIMTHFDFPDHHNFSKNDIQKIYESAKNQNADILTTEKDWVRLISHKGITNEIKSMLFYLPIVVQFLEDEKSFQQLLEDSIRRT; this is encoded by the coding sequence TTGCAAGTCTTCAAAAATAAGTATTGGCAATTATTAATGGCTCCTTTTAGTATTTTGTATAAATGGATTATGCAATTCCGAAACCATTTATACGACATAGAGTACAAAGCTGTTTTTAATTTTGAACCTAATGTAATTGGAGTTGGAAACTTATCCATGGGTGGTACTGGAAAAACCCCCTTTGTTGAATATCTGATACGATATTTTATTTCCACTGGAAAGTCAAACAAGGTGGCCACCTTATCACGGGGCTATGGAAGAAAGACCAAAGGATTCAGATTGGCAACTGATGAAGATTCTGCTTCATCATTAGGAGATGAGCCGTTTCAAATTTATGAGAAGTTTAAAAAGGATATTAGGGTATCGGTTGGAGAGGATAGAGTATTGGCAATTCCTAGTATAATTCTTGAAAATTCTGAGGTTGAGACAATCATCATGGATGATGGCTTTCAACATAGAAGCGTAAAGCCTAAGTTTTCAATTTTACTGTCCGATTATAATAATCCATTTTATGATGATTTTGTCTTGCCTTCTGGCACTCTTAGAGAGTCGAGGCGAGGGGTTAGGAGAGCAGATGCAATCATTATAACTAAATGCCCTGATAATTTAACTGATGATAAAAAAACTGAAATCAAGAATAGAATATTGAGTTACACTGATAAAAAGGTGTTTTTCACAAAAGTAGATTATCAAGAAGTAAAGCATACTTTTGATAAACGAAAAGTAGATGAAAAAATCATTCTAGTTACAGGAATTGCACATTCTGGAAAATTTAAAAGTCATTTAATAGAATCCGGATACAAAATAATGACACATTTTGATTTTCCAGATCACCATAATTTTTCTAAAAATGATATTCAAAAGATTTATGAATCAGCAAAGAATCAAAATGCTGATATTCTCACAACTGAAAAAGATTGGGTAAGATTAATTAGTCACAAAGGAATTACCAATGAAATCAAATCCATGCTTTTTTATCTCCCTATCGTGGTACAGTTTTTGGAAGATGAGAAATCTTTTCAGCAATTACTTGAAGATTCTATTAGAAGAACTTAA
- a CDS encoding nucleoside recognition domain-containing protein, with protein sequence MVLNYIWIAFFLIAFVFALFQWLFLGDMEIFPALTKATFDNAKLGFEISLWLTGVMSLWLGIMKIGEKGGMVNILAKITTPLFSKLFPEVPKDHPAMGAMLMNISANMLGLDNAATPLGLKAMHSLQELNPNKEVASNAQIMFLVLNTSGLTIIPISIMVYRSQLGAADPSDVFIPILLTTFFSTLSGLIAVSIVQKINLFHKNIIISLGLLSTIIAAIIWYFSSLSQSEIGPISSNIANLILFSIIVAFIVLAVRKKVNVYESFVEGAKEGFNYAIMIIPYLIAILVGIGVFRASGAMSLLKDGLEAAVAFVGLNTDFVPSIPTALMKPLSGSGARGMMVDAMEVHGADSFVGRLVSVMQGSTETTFYVLAVYFGAVNIRNSRYALSCGLIADAVGIIAAILISYMFFY encoded by the coding sequence ATGGTTTTAAATTATATCTGGATTGCTTTTTTCCTAATTGCCTTTGTTTTTGCTCTGTTTCAATGGCTCTTCTTGGGCGATATGGAAATATTTCCTGCTCTTACAAAGGCTACTTTCGATAATGCTAAGCTAGGGTTTGAAATATCCCTTTGGCTAACTGGCGTGATGTCATTGTGGTTGGGAATAATGAAAATTGGTGAAAAAGGAGGAATGGTTAATATTTTAGCCAAAATAACCACTCCACTTTTTTCAAAGTTATTTCCAGAAGTTCCAAAAGATCATCCCGCTATGGGAGCCATGCTAATGAACATCTCTGCCAATATGTTAGGCTTAGATAATGCTGCAACCCCTTTGGGATTAAAAGCCATGCATAGCTTGCAGGAATTAAATCCTAACAAAGAAGTTGCCAGTAATGCCCAGATCATGTTTTTGGTATTGAATACTTCCGGATTAACTATTATTCCCATAAGCATAATGGTTTATAGATCGCAACTGGGAGCAGCAGACCCTTCTGATGTTTTCATACCTATATTGCTAACTACATTTTTCTCAACATTAAGCGGATTAATTGCAGTTTCTATCGTTCAAAAAATTAATTTATTTCACAAAAATATTATCATTTCCTTAGGACTTTTAAGTACTATTATTGCTGCTATCATCTGGTATTTTAGCAGTCTAAGTCAATCAGAAATTGGGCCGATATCTTCGAATATTGCCAACCTAATTCTATTTTCAATTATCGTAGCATTTATAGTTTTGGCAGTTCGCAAAAAGGTTAATGTTTATGAATCATTTGTAGAAGGGGCAAAAGAAGGATTCAATTATGCCATTATGATTATTCCTTATTTAATTGCAATACTAGTTGGAATTGGAGTTTTTAGAGCTTCTGGAGCAATGTCATTATTAAAAGATGGTTTAGAAGCCGCTGTAGCCTTTGTTGGATTGAATACTGATTTCGTTCCGAGTATCCCAACCGCACTTATGAAGCCATTGAGTGGAAGTGGTGCTAGAGGTATGATGGTGGACGCTATGGAAGTGCATGGAGCTGATTCTTTCGTGGGACGATTGGTGAGTGTTATGCAAGGTTCAACTGAAACTACTTTTTATGTTTTAGCTGTTTATTTTGGAGCTGTTAATATTCGAAATTCACGCTACGCCTTAAGTTGTGGATTAATAGCGGATGCTGTAGGAATTATTGCTGCTATTTTGATTAGCTATATGTTTTTCTATTAA
- a CDS encoding zinc ribbon domain-containing protein, producing MESTVAQKLDALKKLQGIDSKLDDIKKVRGALPDEVADLEDEIAGYETRIQKFDDNVQAIKDEIDAAKQGIKESEKLIAKYGEQQMNVRNNREYDAITKEVELQQLDIQIHEKKIKEAQAKIEEKEKGIEETKALHEDRLKDLDAKRSELENIESETEEEVAKLEKDREKALKKLEDRLAASYERLRGNVRNGLAVVPVKRGACGGCFNTVPPQRQADIRDRKKLIVCEHCGRILTDVEEEIVEEKPKKKRTTRKTTAKKK from the coding sequence ATGGAAAGTACTGTAGCACAAAAGCTTGACGCCTTGAAAAAATTACAAGGTATCGATTCAAAACTTGACGATATTAAAAAAGTGAGGGGAGCATTACCTGACGAGGTAGCTGATTTAGAAGATGAAATTGCGGGTTATGAAACTCGTATCCAGAAATTTGACGATAATGTTCAAGCCATAAAAGATGAAATTGATGCTGCTAAACAAGGCATCAAAGAATCTGAAAAACTAATTGCTAAATATGGTGAGCAGCAAATGAACGTTAGAAATAACCGTGAATATGATGCTATTACTAAAGAAGTTGAATTACAGCAATTAGACATTCAGATTCACGAAAAAAAAATAAAAGAAGCGCAAGCTAAAATTGAGGAGAAAGAAAAAGGAATCGAAGAAACTAAGGCTTTACATGAGGATAGATTGAAAGATCTTGACGCTAAACGTTCTGAATTAGAAAATATCGAATCTGAAACAGAAGAAGAGGTTGCTAAACTTGAAAAAGATAGAGAAAAAGCCCTTAAAAAATTAGAAGATCGTTTGGCTGCTTCTTATGAAAGATTAAGAGGAAATGTTAGAAACGGTTTAGCTGTTGTACCTGTAAAAAGAGGTGCATGTGGTGGATGTTTCAATACGGTACCTCCTCAAAGACAAGCTGACATTCGAGATAGAAAGAAACTAATAGTATGTGAGCACTGTGGTAGAATCCTTACTGATGTTGAAGAGGAGATTGTGGAAGAGAAACCAAAAAAGAAACGTACTACCAGAAAAACTACTGCAAAGAAGAAATAA
- a CDS encoding TIGR03643 family protein, whose amino-acid sequence MRKIKDLKPEEIDRIVEMGWEDRTTFDAIYNQFGISEKQTIKIMRKEMKPSSFRMWRKRVQGRKTKHEALRKDEVKRFKSTRQRNISLNKYK is encoded by the coding sequence ATGAGGAAAATTAAGGATCTAAAACCTGAAGAAATAGACCGAATAGTAGAAATGGGTTGGGAAGACAGAACCACTTTTGATGCGATATACAATCAATTTGGTATTTCTGAAAAGCAAACCATCAAAATAATGCGCAAAGAAATGAAGCCTTCAAGCTTTAGAATGTGGAGAAAAAGAGTTCAAGGTCGCAAAACAAAACATGAAGCTTTAAGAAAAGATGAGGTAAAAAGGTTTAAATCAACCCGTCAAAGAAATATCAGTTTAAATAAATATAAGTAA